In the Mangifera indica cultivar Alphonso unplaced genomic scaffold, CATAS_Mindica_2.1 Un_0040, whole genome shotgun sequence genome, one interval contains:
- the LOC123206509 gene encoding E3 ubiquitin-protein ligase SIS3-like isoform X2, which produces MAIRGVDFKWDFGWQQRYARFCGRVVVLSILSLLLYPFLWAWTIIGTLWFIHARSCLPEEGQKWGFFIWLLSSYSGLLYLACMSMGKWLTRRQAHLLRAQQGIPVSEYGVLVDMIRVPDWAFEAAGQEMRGIGQDAAAYHPGLYLTAAQREAVEALIQELPKFRLKAVPTDCSECPICLEEFHVGNEVRGLPCAHNFHIECIDEWLRLNVKCPRCRCSVFPNLDLSALSNLRTTDSERSSASVVTVSRYMRSQPSGQSYLVRLQGLLRPVRTENAGSPSDPTVIALECAENGGLSPATGNQTDIEPCASVERVFVGHSTQPPQ; this is translated from the exons ATGGCAATCAGAGGCGTCGACTTCAAGTG GGATTTTGGGTGGCAGCAGAGATATGCTCGTTTCTGTGGAAGAGTAGTGGTTCTTTCAATTCTATCTCTTCTGCTTTATCCATTTCTCTGGGCTTGGACAATAATTGGtaccttgtggttcatacatgCAAGAAGTTGT TTGCCAGAAGAGGGTCAGAAATGGGGTTTCTTCATTTGGTTGCTTTCTAGCTACTCTGGACTTCTTTACCTTGCTTGCATGTCCATGGGAAAG TGGTTGACACGAAGACAAGCTCACCTATTGCGTGCTCAGCAGGGAATTCCAGTTTCAGAATATGGG GTTTTGGTTGACATGATCCGTGTACCAGATTGGGCATTTGAGGCTGCAGGTCAAGAGATGAGAGGCATTGGCCAAGATGCTGCAGCATACCATCCTGGACTTTATTTGACTGCAGCTCAG AGAGAAGCAGTGGAGGCACTCATTCAGGAACTTCCAAAGTTTAGGTTAAAGGCTGTTCCAACTGATTGCAGTGAATGTCCCATCTGCTTGGAAGAGTTTCACGTAGGGAATGAG GTTCGTGGCTTGCCTTGTGCTCACAATTTTCATATAGAATGCATTGATGAGTGGCTTAGATTGAACGTGAAATGTCCTAGGTGTCGTTGCTCAGTCTTCCCAAACCTTGACCTTAGTGCCTTGTCCAATCTCCGGACTACTGATTCTGAACGGTCATCAGCCAGTGTTGTGACAGTTAGTCGATATATGAGAAGCCAGCCTTCTGGCCAGAGCTATCTGGTGAGGCTGCAGGGTCTGCTCAGGCCGGTCCGTACGGAAAATGCAGGATCACCTAGTGATCCAACAGTTATTGCTTTGGAATGTGCTGAGAATGGAGGACTGTCTCCGGCAACTGGAAATCAGACGGACATTGAGCCATGTGCTTCTGTTGAACGTGTGTTTGTTGGTCACTCCACTCAACCTCCCCAGTGA
- the LOC123206509 gene encoding E3 ubiquitin-protein ligase SIS3-like isoform X1: protein MAIRGVDFKWYDGFFLSMLVTSVIIVAINWKRYYLCPYPLHIWIVVDYTTVFVFRLLMFIDNGLAAGMGLDFGWQQRYARFCGRVVVLSILSLLLYPFLWAWTIIGTLWFIHARSCLPEEGQKWGFFIWLLSSYSGLLYLACMSMGKWLTRRQAHLLRAQQGIPVSEYGVLVDMIRVPDWAFEAAGQEMRGIGQDAAAYHPGLYLTAAQREAVEALIQELPKFRLKAVPTDCSECPICLEEFHVGNEVRGLPCAHNFHIECIDEWLRLNVKCPRCRCSVFPNLDLSALSNLRTTDSERSSASVVTVSRYMRSQPSGQSYLVRLQGLLRPVRTENAGSPSDPTVIALECAENGGLSPATGNQTDIEPCASVERVFVGHSTQPPQ, encoded by the exons ATGGCAATCAGAGGCGTCGACTTCAAGTG GTACGATGGATTTTTCTTATCGATGCTTGTGACTAGTGT AATCATCGTTGCAATCAATTGGAAGCGTTACTATCTTTGTCCATACCCCTTGCACATATGGATCGTG GTTGATTACACTACTGTGTTTGTTTTTCGATTGTTAATGTTCATAGATAATGGACTAGCTGCTGGAATGGGATT GGATTTTGGGTGGCAGCAGAGATATGCTCGTTTCTGTGGAAGAGTAGTGGTTCTTTCAATTCTATCTCTTCTGCTTTATCCATTTCTCTGGGCTTGGACAATAATTGGtaccttgtggttcatacatgCAAGAAGTTGT TTGCCAGAAGAGGGTCAGAAATGGGGTTTCTTCATTTGGTTGCTTTCTAGCTACTCTGGACTTCTTTACCTTGCTTGCATGTCCATGGGAAAG TGGTTGACACGAAGACAAGCTCACCTATTGCGTGCTCAGCAGGGAATTCCAGTTTCAGAATATGGG GTTTTGGTTGACATGATCCGTGTACCAGATTGGGCATTTGAGGCTGCAGGTCAAGAGATGAGAGGCATTGGCCAAGATGCTGCAGCATACCATCCTGGACTTTATTTGACTGCAGCTCAG AGAGAAGCAGTGGAGGCACTCATTCAGGAACTTCCAAAGTTTAGGTTAAAGGCTGTTCCAACTGATTGCAGTGAATGTCCCATCTGCTTGGAAGAGTTTCACGTAGGGAATGAG GTTCGTGGCTTGCCTTGTGCTCACAATTTTCATATAGAATGCATTGATGAGTGGCTTAGATTGAACGTGAAATGTCCTAGGTGTCGTTGCTCAGTCTTCCCAAACCTTGACCTTAGTGCCTTGTCCAATCTCCGGACTACTGATTCTGAACGGTCATCAGCCAGTGTTGTGACAGTTAGTCGATATATGAGAAGCCAGCCTTCTGGCCAGAGCTATCTGGTGAGGCTGCAGGGTCTGCTCAGGCCGGTCCGTACGGAAAATGCAGGATCACCTAGTGATCCAACAGTTATTGCTTTGGAATGTGCTGAGAATGGAGGACTGTCTCCGGCAACTGGAAATCAGACGGACATTGAGCCATGTGCTTCTGTTGAACGTGTGTTTGTTGGTCACTCCACTCAACCTCCCCAGTGA